In Sporosarcina sp. PTS2304, a genomic segment contains:
- the murD gene encoding UDP-N-acetylmuramoyl-L-alanine--D-glutamate ligase, whose amino-acid sequence MKNTDQFIGKRVLIVGLAKSGVAAAGLLHRLGAEVVVNDAKPLEGNEEAAIVQALGIEVIGGGHPVALLERNFDVIVKNPGIPYSNPLIEQAMKQGLRIWTEVELAGRISEAPIIAITGSNGKTTTTTLLYHMLNIGKKKPLIAGNIGTVACTVAEKATPDEVIVLEASSFQLAGIEEFKPEIAIFTNLYDAHLDYHGTTAEYLNAKMNVTRNQTTDDYLIYNYDQPAVRMAVETMSAQKIPFSVEGKASDGISADEEWIYWLGERYISTKRIKLPGRHNLENILAATGAAIIKGCEKSAIENVLSSFTGVRHRMQFVRECYGRTIYNDSKATNTLATKSALSSFKQPVILIAGGLERGHSFEELRPYMQNVNAVVAIGETAQRFIDFALTCGVEQTVLATTMDDAVQKAYGASREGDVLLLSPSCASWDQYTSFEIRGDEFIQAVMKL is encoded by the coding sequence ATGAAGAATACGGATCAATTTATAGGAAAACGAGTGTTAATCGTCGGTTTGGCGAAAAGCGGAGTAGCGGCAGCAGGTTTACTCCATCGTCTGGGGGCGGAAGTTGTCGTCAATGATGCCAAACCGCTTGAAGGCAATGAAGAAGCTGCAATTGTTCAAGCGCTCGGCATTGAAGTTATTGGTGGAGGTCACCCCGTCGCACTGTTAGAGAGAAATTTCGATGTTATCGTTAAAAATCCCGGCATTCCTTACAGCAACCCATTGATTGAGCAAGCAATGAAACAAGGGCTACGTATTTGGACCGAAGTTGAATTGGCGGGACGGATCAGCGAAGCTCCTATTATTGCGATTACGGGTTCAAATGGCAAAACAACTACGACTACTCTTCTTTACCACATGCTCAATATAGGAAAGAAAAAACCATTAATCGCAGGTAATATCGGTACGGTTGCTTGTACAGTAGCTGAAAAAGCCACACCTGATGAAGTGATAGTTCTTGAAGCTTCTTCATTCCAATTGGCAGGTATAGAGGAATTTAAGCCGGAAATTGCGATTTTTACTAATCTGTATGATGCACATTTAGATTATCACGGTACGACAGCAGAATATTTAAATGCAAAAATGAATGTAACTCGCAATCAAACAACAGATGATTATTTAATTTATAATTACGATCAGCCAGCTGTACGAATGGCTGTAGAAACGATGAGTGCACAAAAAATACCTTTTTCAGTAGAAGGTAAAGCATCTGACGGAATTTCAGCTGACGAAGAATGGATTTACTGGCTAGGTGAGCGATATATCTCGACGAAGAGAATTAAGTTACCCGGACGTCACAACTTGGAAAATATATTAGCCGCCACTGGAGCGGCGATTATAAAAGGTTGTGAAAAGAGTGCAATTGAAAATGTTTTAAGTTCATTTACAGGCGTGCGACATCGTATGCAATTTGTTAGAGAGTGTTATGGACGTACGATCTATAATGATTCTAAAGCGACGAATACGCTAGCAACTAAAAGTGCACTCTCTTCGTTCAAGCAACCTGTAATCCTTATTGCGGGCGGTTTGGAACGGGGACATTCATTTGAAGAATTACGGCCGTATATGCAAAATGTCAACGCGGTGGTAGCGATAGGGGAGACTGCTCAGCGCTTCATAGATTTCGCTTTAACATGTGGAGTGGAACAAACTGTACTCGCTACTACTATGGATGATGCAGTGCAAAAAGCGTACGGTGCAAGCCGCGAGGGAGATGTCCTATTATTGTCACCTAGTTGTGCAAGTTGGGATCAGTATACAAGCTTTGAGATACGTGGAGATGAATTTATTCAGGCAGTCATGAAACTGTAA